One Panicum virgatum strain AP13 chromosome 3N, P.virgatum_v5, whole genome shotgun sequence DNA segment encodes these proteins:
- the LOC120665915 gene encoding anthocyanin 3'-O-beta-glucosyltransferase-like yields the protein MAYNDEQQPLHLHVLFFPFVAPGHLIPVADMAALFASHGIKCTILTTHVNAAVIRSVVDRANDAVRGTGAPTIDISTVPFPDVGLPPGVESVVGICSEADRSKLLEVVQLLREPFDRFLADHRPDAVVADSFYPWTTDAAAEHGIPRLCFLGTSMFARACNASFAAQQPF from the coding sequence ATGGCTTACAACGACGAGCAGCAGCCACTACATCTACATGTTCTCTTCTTCCCGTTTGTCGCGCCGGGCCACCTCATTCCGGTCGCTGACATGGCCGCCCTCTTCGCCTCTCACGGCATCAAGTGCACCATCCTCACCACCCACGTGAACGCCGCAGTCATCCGCTCGGTTGTCGACCGAGCCAACGACGCCGTCCGCGGCACCGGCGCCCCGACGATCGACATCTCCACCGTCCCCTTCCCCGACGTCGGGCTGCCGCCGGGCGTCGAGAGCGTCGTCGGAATTTGCTCAGAGGCCGACAGGTCCAAGTTGCTGGAAGTGGTCCAGCTGCTCCGCGAGCCTTTCGACCGCTTCCTGGCTGACCACCGCCCCGACGCCGTCGTGGCCGACAGCTTCTACCCGTGGACCACGGATGCCGCCGCTGAGCATGGCATCCCACGGCTATGTTTCCTTGGGACCAGCATGTTCGCCCGGGCCTGCAACGCCTCCTTTGCGGCACAACAACCCTTTTGA